One Hippoglossus hippoglossus isolate fHipHip1 chromosome 5, fHipHip1.pri, whole genome shotgun sequence genomic window carries:
- the myh7ba gene encoding myosin, heavy chain 7B, cardiac muscle, beta a isoform X1 codes for MPQFDLQEFGDAAPFLRKSEREQLAVQTIPFDGKKRAWVPDEKEAYIEVEIKEFSDDKVIVETKGGTTMTVKDGDIQQMNPPKFDMNEDMAMLTHLNEASVLFNLRRRYSSWMIYTYSGLFCVTVNPYKWLPVYTPKVVAAYKGKRRSEAPPHIYSIADNAYNDMLRNRENQSMLITGESGAGKTVNTKRVIQYFAIVAALGETAAKKGLHSPSTKTGGNLEDQIIEANPAMEAFGNAKTLRNDNSSRFGKFIRIHFGPTGKLASADVDMYLLEKSRVIFQQPGERSYHIYYQIMSQKKPELLDMLLVTSNPYDFHFCSQGVTTVENLDDGQELMATDHAMDILGFLSDEKYGCYKIVGAIMHFGNMKFKLKQREEQAETDGTESADKASYLMGVSSADLIKGLLHPRVKVGNEYVVKGQNVEQVNFAVGALAKATYDRMFKWLVGRINRTLYTSLPRQYFIGVLDIAGFEIFQLNSFEQLCINFTNEKLQQFFNHHMFILEQEEYKREGIEWTFIDFGLDLQACIDLIEKPLGIMSILEEECMFPKASDNSFKAKMYDNHIGKSPNFQKPRPDKKRKFEAHFELVHYAGVVPYNIIGWLDKNKDPLNETVVAVFRKSSNKLLATLYENYIGSDSTSEPRPGGKEKRKKAASFQTVSQLHKENLNKLMTNLRSTQPHFVRCIIPNESKTPGIMDPFMVLHQLRCNGVLEGIRICRKGFPNRILYAEFKQRYRILNPHAIPDDKFVDSRKAAEKLLSSLDIDHSQYKFGHTKVFFKAGLLGHLEELRDERLSKVLTLLQAAARGQIMRALLQRMNVKSEALMIIQWNIRAFNAVKHWPWMKLFFKIKPLLKSAATEKELAALKEELAKLKEALEKSEVKRIELEEKQVSLTQEKNDLSLQLQAEQDNLVDAEDRCELLIKTKIQLEAKLKEIMERLEDEEEMNSNVLAKKRKLEDECAELKKDIDDLEITLAKVEKEKHATENKVKNLIEEMSVLDETILKLTKEKKALQEAHQQTLDDLQAEEDKVNSLTKAKTKLEQQVDDLEGSLEQEKKLRMDLERVRRKLEGDLKLSLETFMDMENDKQQLEERLKKKEFEMNAVSTRVEDEQALVNQLQKKIKELQARSEELEEELEADRACRAKVEKQRGDVARELEELSERLEEAGGSSSAQMEINKKRETDYLKLRRDLEGSMLHHETTTAALRKKHADGVAELSEQIDSLQRIKQKLEKERGEAKMEADDLASTVEHLSKGKATSEKMCRLYEDQMNESKAKVEELQRQLNDTSTQRARAQAESAELGRKLEERESMVSQLQRAKNSFSQNVDELKKQLEEENKAKNSLAHALQSTRHDCDLLREQYDEELEAKAELQRALSKANVDVAQWRTKYETDAIQRTEELEEAKKKLVIRLQEAEEAVEASNAKCSSLEKTKHRLQTEIEDLIIDLERANASAAALDKKQRNFDKVLVEWKQKYEECQSELETSQKESRSLSTELFKLKNSYEESLDHLETIKRENKNLQEEIADLTDQISQGVKTINELEKAKKSLDMEKSEIQAALEEAEGTLEHEESKTLRIQLELNQIKVDVDRKLAEKDEEIDSLRRNHQRNLDSMQATLDAEAKSRNEAVRLRKKMEGDLNEMEVQLSHANRQASESQKLLRSLQVQIKDIQIELDDTIHKNEELKEQVAVTERRNNLLAAEVEELRALLEQNDRARKLAEHELLEASERVNLLHSQNTGLINQKKKLESDLSILSNEVDDAVQECRNADEKAKKAITDAAMMAEELKKEQDTSSHLERMKKNMEQTVKDLQMRLDEAEQIALKGGKKQVQKLEARVKELENELDAEQKKSQEYQKGVRKYERRVKELSYQAEEDKKNLLRLQDLIDKLQIKLKSYKRQAEEAEEQANTNLSKYRKLQHELDDAEERADTAESQVNKLRVRTRDQGGKLAE; via the exons ATGCCGCAATTTGACTTGCAGGAGTTCGGCGATGCTGCACCGTTTTTACGCAAATCTGAACGGGAGCAGCTGGCGGTGCAGACCATCCCTTTTGACG GTAAGAAGCGAGCCTGGGTCCCTGATGAAAAAGAGGCGTACATTGAGGTTGAGATCAAAGAGTTCAGCGATGACAAAGTCATTGTTGAGACCAAAGGTGGAACA ACCATGACAGTGAAGGATGGTGACATCCAGCAGATGAACCCTCCTAAGTTTGACATGAACGAAGACATGGCCATGCTGACGCACCTCAACGAGGCCTCTGTGCTGTTTAACCTGCGCAGACGTTACTCTTCCTGGATGATCTAT ACCTACTCCGGCCTCTTCTGTGTGACAGTGAATCCATACAAATGGCTGCCAGTCTACACACCCAAGGTGGTGGCTGCTTACAAAGGCAAGCGCCGCTCTGAGGCGCCACCGCACATCTACTCCATCGCAGACAATGCCTACAATGACATGCTGCGCA ATCGAGAGAACCAGTCCATGCTAATCAC CGGAGAATCCGGTGCTGGCAAAACTGTCAACACGAAACGTGTCATTCAGTATTTTGCCATTGTGGCAGCTCTTGGGGAAACAGCTGCCAAAAAAGGA ctgcaCAGTCCTTCCACTAAAACAGGG GGGAATCTGGAGGATCAAATCATCGAGGCCAACCCTGCCATGGAGGCGTTTGGTAACGCCAAAACGCTGAGGAATGACAACTCATCTCGTTTT GGCAAGTTCATCAGGATCCACTTCGGACCTACAGGGAAACTGGCCTCAGCTGATGTTGACATGT ATCTTCTGGAAAAATCCAGAGTGATATTTCAGCAGCCTGGTGAGAGGAGCTACCACATCTACTACCAGATCATGTCCCAGAAGAAACCAGAGCTGTTGG ACATGCTGCTGGTGACCTCCAACCCGTATGACTTCCACTTCTGCTCGCAGGGCGTCACCACCGTGGAGAACCTGGATGACGGACAGGAGCTGATGGCCACTGAT cacgcCATGGACATCCTCGGCTTCCTGTCCGATGAGAAGTACGGCTGCTATAAAATAGTCGGAGCCATCATGCACTTTGGCAACATGAAATTCAAGCTAAAGCAGCGCGAGGAGCAGGCGGAGACTGATGGCACTGAGA GTGCGGACAAGGCCTCATACCTGATGGGAGTCAGTTCAGCTGACCTCATCAAGGGCCTCCTCCACCCGAGGGTGAAGGTGGGGAACGAGTATGTGGTGAAGGGGCAGAACGTCGAACAG GTTAACTTCGCCGTCGGTGCTCTGGCCAAAGCGACATATGACCGCATGTTCAAATGGCTCGTGGGACGCATCAACCGGACGCTGTACACATCCCTGCCTCGCCAGTACTTCATAGGAGTCCTGGACATCGCTGGATTTGAGATCTTTCAA CTCAATAGCTTCGAGCAGCTGTGCATCAACTTCACAAATGAGAAGCTGCAACAGTTTTTCAACCACCACATGTTCAtcctggagcaggaggagtacAAGCGTGAGGGCATTGAATGGACCTTCATCGACTTTGGGTTGGACCTTCAAGCGTGCATTGATCTCATTGAAAAG CCGCTGGGCATCATGTCCATCCTTGAAGAGGAGTGCATGTTCCCTAAAGCCTCGGACAACAGCTTTAAAGCCAAGATGTATGACAATCATATCGGCAAGTCGCCTAATTTCCAAAAGCCACGGCCAGACAAGAAGCGCAAGTTCGAGGCCCACTTTGAGCTGGTGCACTATGCTGGTGTG GTACCCTATAACATCATCGGATGGctggacaaaaacaaagaccCACTAAACGAGACGGTGGTGGCGGTTTTCCGAAAGTCTTCCAACAAGCTGCTGGCGACTCTCTATGAGAACTACATTGGATCAGACTCAA CGTCCGAACCGAGGCCTGGCGGCAAGGAAAAGCGGAAGAAGGCGGCCTCCTTCCAGACGGTGTCTCAGCTTCACAAG GAAAACCTGAACAAGCTGATGACCAACCTGCGCAGCACCCAGCCCCACTTTGTTCGCTGCATCATCCCTAATGAGAGCAAGACTCCAG GGATCATGGATCCATTCATGGTGCTGCACCAGCTTCGCTGTAACGGCGTGCTGGAAGGCATCAGGATCTGCAGGAAGGGCTTTCCAAACCGCATCCTCTACGCTGAGTTCAAACAGCG CTATCGCATCCTGAATCCACATGCCATCCCAGATGATAAGTTTGTTGACAGCAGgaaagctgcagagaagctgctgtcCTCCCTGGATATCGACCACAGCCAGTACAAGTTTGGACACACAAAG GTGTTCTTCAAGGCTGGTCTGCTGGGTcacctggaggagctgagggacGAACGTTTGTCCAAAGTCCTGACGCTGCTGCAGGCAGCCGCTCGAGGCCAAATCATGAGGGCGCTGCTGCAGAGAATGAATGTGAAGAG TGAGGCCCTGATGATCATCCAGTGGAACATCCGGGCCTTTAACGCTGTCAAGCATTGGCCCTGGATGAAGCTcttcttcaaaataaagccTCTGCTGAAGAGTGCCGCCACCGAGAAAGAGCTGgctgctctgaaggaggagctggCCAAGCTGAAAGAGGCTCTGGAGAAATCTGAGGTCAAGCGTatagagctggaggagaagcaggtCAGCCTGACCCAAGAGAAGAATGACCTCTCTCTACAGCTGCAGGCA GAGCAGGACAATCTGGTTGATGCTGAGGACCGCTGTGAACTGCTCATCAAAACTAAGATCCAGCTGGAGGCCAAATTGAAAGAAATCATGGAGCggctggaggatgaggaggagatgaacTCTAATGTGCTCGCCAAGAAGCGCAAGCTGGAGGACGAGTGCGCCGAGCTTAAGAAAGACATCGACGATCTGGAGATCACTCTTGCTAAAGTGGAAAAGGAGAAACATGCCACTGAGAACAAG GTGAAGAACCTGATAGAGGAAATGTCAGTTCTGGATGAAACCATCCTGAAGCTGACCAAGGAGAAAAAGGCTCTGCAGGAGGCCCATCAGCAGACTCTGGACGACCTGCaggcagaggaagacaaagtcAACTCTCTGACCAAAGCCAAGACAAAGCTGGAGCAACAAGTGGATGAT CTGGAGGGCTCCCTGGAACAAGAGAAGAAACTGCGTATGGACCTGGAACGGGTCAGACGTAAGCTGGAGGGGGATCTGAAACTCTCCTTGGAGACTTTTATGGATATGGAGAACGACAAACAGCAACTCGAAGAGAGGCTGAAAAA AAAAGAGTTTGAAATGAATGCGGTAAGCACCAGGGTTGAGGATGAGCAAGCCTTGGTCAATCAGCTCCAGAAGAAGATAAAAGAGTTACAG GCTCgttcagaggagctggaggaggagctggaggccgaCCGGGCTTGCAGGGCCAAAGTGGAGAAGCAGCGTGGTGATGTGGCTCGTGAGCTTGAGGAGCTGAGCGAGCGCCTCGAGGAGGCTGGTGGGTCCAGCTCAGCTCAGATGGAGATTAACAAGAAAAGAGAGACGGATTATCTGAAGCTGCGGCGAGACCTGGAGGGGTCCATGCTTCACCACGAGACCACGACGGCCGCCCTGCGGAAGAAGCATGCCGACGGCGTCGCCGAGCTGAGTGAGCAGATCGACAGCCTGCAGCGAATCAAAcagaagctggagaaggagaggggagaggccAAGATGGAGGCAGATGATCTGGCCTCCACTGTGGAGCATCTTTCCAAGGGCAAG GCCACTTCAGAGAAGATGTGTCGCCTGTATGAAGACCAAATGAACGAGTCTAAAGCCAAGGTTGAAGAGCTCCAGAGGCAGCTCAACGACACCAGCACCCAAAGGGCCCGTGCTCAGGCTGAGAGTG CCGAGCTGGGAAGGAAGCTGGAGGAGCGAGAGTCCATGGTGTCTCAGCTCCAGAGGGCCAAGAACTCATTCAGCCAGAACGTGGATGAGCTCaagaagcagctggaggaggaaaataag GCTAAGAACTCCCTGGCCCACGCGCTGCAGTCAACGCGCCATGACTGCGATCTCCTGCGGGAGCAGTatgatgaggagctggaggccaaggctgagctgcagagagctCTGTCCAAGGCCAACGTCGACGTGGCTCAGTGGAGGACTAAGTATGAAACTGATGCcatccagagaactgaggagctggaggaggccaa GAAGAAGCTGGTGATACGTCtgcaggaggctgaggaggcGGTGGAGGCATCTAATGCCAAGTGCTCCTCCCTGGAGAAAACCAAACATCGGCTCCAGACAGAGATCGAGGACCTGATCATCGACCTGGAGCGAGCTAATGCTTCAGCTGCTGCGCTCGACAAAAAGCAACGCAACTTTGACAAG GTGCTGGTTGAGTGGAAACAGAAGTATGAGGAGTGCCAGTCTGAGCTGGAGACCTCTCAGAAGGAGTCTCGTAGCCTGAGTACAGAGCTCTTCAAACTGAAGAACTCTTATGAGGAGagtctggatcatctggagaCCATCAAGAGGGAGAACAAGAACCTGCAAG AGGAGATTGCTGACCTTACTGATCAAATCAGTCAGGGAGTGAAGACCATCAATGAGCTGGAGAAGGCGAAGAAGAGTCTGGACATGGAGAAAAGCGAGATTCAAGCTGCGCTGGAGGAAGCTGAA ggCACTCTGGAGCATGAAGAGAGCAAAACTCTCAGGATCCAGCTGGAGTTAAACCAGATTAAGGTCGATGTTGACAGGAAGCTGGCAGAGAAGGACGAGGAAATCGACAGCCTCCG TCGTAACCACCAGAGAAACCTGGACTCCATGCAGGCCACCTTGGATGCCGAGGCTAAGTCTCGCAACGAGGCAGTGCgtctgaggaagaagatggagggtGACCTGAATGAGATGGAGGTGCAGCTGAGCCACGCCAACCGGCAGGCCTCCGAGTCCCAGAAACTCCTGAGGAGCCTGCAGGTTCAGATCAAG GACATTCAGATTGAGTTAGATGACACTATTCACAAGAAtgaggagctgaaggagcaggtggcaGTGACCGAGCGGCGAAACAACCTGCTGGCTGCCGAGGTGGAGGAGCTCAGGGCTCTGCTGGAGCAAAACGACCGTGCACGCAAGCTGGCTGAGCATGAGCTGCTGGAGGCCAGCGAGAGAGTCAACCTGTTGCACTCTCAG AACACTGGGCTGATcaaccagaagaagaagctggagagTGATCTGTCCATTCTTTCGAATGAGGTGGACGATGCTGTTCAGGAATGCCGCAACGCAGACGAGAAGGCCAAAAAGGCCATCACTGAC GCGGCCATGATggcagaggagctgaagaaggagcaggacaCCAGCTCCCAcctggagaggatgaagaagaacatGGAGCAAACCGTAAAGGACCTGCAGATGCGTCTTGACGAGGCCGAGCAGATCGCCCTCAAAGGAGGCAAGAAGCAGGTTCAGAAGCTGGAGGCCAGG GTCAAAGAACTGGAGAACGAACTAGACGCTGAGCAAAAGAAGAGCCAAGAGTATCAGAAGGGAGTACGCAAGTATGAGAGGAGAGTCAAAGAGCTGTCGTATCAG GCTGAGGAGGACAAGAAGAACCTGTTGCGTTTGCAGGACCTCATCGACAAGCTGCAGATCAAATTGAAGAGTTACAAGAGGCAGGCTGAGGAAGCA GAGGAGCAGGCAAACACCAACTTGTCCAAGTACAGGAAGCTGCAGCATGAGCTCGACGACGCAGAGGAGAGGGCTGACACGGCCGAGTCGCAGGTCAACAAACTGCGTGTCCGCACCCGTGACCAAGGCGGCAAG CTCGCTGAGTGA
- the myh7ba gene encoding myosin, heavy chain 7B, cardiac muscle, beta a isoform X2 has product MEAFGNAKTLRNDNSSRFGKFIRIHFGPTGKLASADVDMYLLEKSRVIFQQPGERSYHIYYQIMSQKKPELLDMLLVTSNPYDFHFCSQGVTTVENLDDGQELMATDHAMDILGFLSDEKYGCYKIVGAIMHFGNMKFKLKQREEQAETDGTESADKASYLMGVSSADLIKGLLHPRVKVGNEYVVKGQNVEQVNFAVGALAKATYDRMFKWLVGRINRTLYTSLPRQYFIGVLDIAGFEIFQLNSFEQLCINFTNEKLQQFFNHHMFILEQEEYKREGIEWTFIDFGLDLQACIDLIEKPLGIMSILEEECMFPKASDNSFKAKMYDNHIGKSPNFQKPRPDKKRKFEAHFELVHYAGVVPYNIIGWLDKNKDPLNETVVAVFRKSSNKLLATLYENYIGSDSTSEPRPGGKEKRKKAASFQTVSQLHKENLNKLMTNLRSTQPHFVRCIIPNESKTPGIMDPFMVLHQLRCNGVLEGIRICRKGFPNRILYAEFKQRYRILNPHAIPDDKFVDSRKAAEKLLSSLDIDHSQYKFGHTKVFFKAGLLGHLEELRDERLSKVLTLLQAAARGQIMRALLQRMNVKSEALMIIQWNIRAFNAVKHWPWMKLFFKIKPLLKSAATEKELAALKEELAKLKEALEKSEVKRIELEEKQVSLTQEKNDLSLQLQAEQDNLVDAEDRCELLIKTKIQLEAKLKEIMERLEDEEEMNSNVLAKKRKLEDECAELKKDIDDLEITLAKVEKEKHATENKVKNLIEEMSVLDETILKLTKEKKALQEAHQQTLDDLQAEEDKVNSLTKAKTKLEQQVDDLEGSLEQEKKLRMDLERVRRKLEGDLKLSLETFMDMENDKQQLEERLKKKEFEMNAVSTRVEDEQALVNQLQKKIKELQARSEELEEELEADRACRAKVEKQRGDVARELEELSERLEEAGGSSSAQMEINKKRETDYLKLRRDLEGSMLHHETTTAALRKKHADGVAELSEQIDSLQRIKQKLEKERGEAKMEADDLASTVEHLSKGKATSEKMCRLYEDQMNESKAKVEELQRQLNDTSTQRARAQAESAELGRKLEERESMVSQLQRAKNSFSQNVDELKKQLEEENKAKNSLAHALQSTRHDCDLLREQYDEELEAKAELQRALSKANVDVAQWRTKYETDAIQRTEELEEAKKKLVIRLQEAEEAVEASNAKCSSLEKTKHRLQTEIEDLIIDLERANASAAALDKKQRNFDKVLVEWKQKYEECQSELETSQKESRSLSTELFKLKNSYEESLDHLETIKRENKNLQEEIADLTDQISQGVKTINELEKAKKSLDMEKSEIQAALEEAEGTLEHEESKTLRIQLELNQIKVDVDRKLAEKDEEIDSLRRNHQRNLDSMQATLDAEAKSRNEAVRLRKKMEGDLNEMEVQLSHANRQASESQKLLRSLQVQIKDIQIELDDTIHKNEELKEQVAVTERRNNLLAAEVEELRALLEQNDRARKLAEHELLEASERVNLLHSQNTGLINQKKKLESDLSILSNEVDDAVQECRNADEKAKKAITDAAMMAEELKKEQDTSSHLERMKKNMEQTVKDLQMRLDEAEQIALKGGKKQVQKLEARVKELENELDAEQKKSQEYQKGVRKYERRVKELSYQAEEDKKNLLRLQDLIDKLQIKLKSYKRQAEEAEEQANTNLSKYRKLQHELDDAEERADTAESQVNKLRVRTRDQGGKLAE; this is encoded by the exons ATGGAGGCGTTTGGTAACGCCAAAACGCTGAGGAATGACAACTCATCTCGTTTT GGCAAGTTCATCAGGATCCACTTCGGACCTACAGGGAAACTGGCCTCAGCTGATGTTGACATGT ATCTTCTGGAAAAATCCAGAGTGATATTTCAGCAGCCTGGTGAGAGGAGCTACCACATCTACTACCAGATCATGTCCCAGAAGAAACCAGAGCTGTTGG ACATGCTGCTGGTGACCTCCAACCCGTATGACTTCCACTTCTGCTCGCAGGGCGTCACCACCGTGGAGAACCTGGATGACGGACAGGAGCTGATGGCCACTGAT cacgcCATGGACATCCTCGGCTTCCTGTCCGATGAGAAGTACGGCTGCTATAAAATAGTCGGAGCCATCATGCACTTTGGCAACATGAAATTCAAGCTAAAGCAGCGCGAGGAGCAGGCGGAGACTGATGGCACTGAGA GTGCGGACAAGGCCTCATACCTGATGGGAGTCAGTTCAGCTGACCTCATCAAGGGCCTCCTCCACCCGAGGGTGAAGGTGGGGAACGAGTATGTGGTGAAGGGGCAGAACGTCGAACAG GTTAACTTCGCCGTCGGTGCTCTGGCCAAAGCGACATATGACCGCATGTTCAAATGGCTCGTGGGACGCATCAACCGGACGCTGTACACATCCCTGCCTCGCCAGTACTTCATAGGAGTCCTGGACATCGCTGGATTTGAGATCTTTCAA CTCAATAGCTTCGAGCAGCTGTGCATCAACTTCACAAATGAGAAGCTGCAACAGTTTTTCAACCACCACATGTTCAtcctggagcaggaggagtacAAGCGTGAGGGCATTGAATGGACCTTCATCGACTTTGGGTTGGACCTTCAAGCGTGCATTGATCTCATTGAAAAG CCGCTGGGCATCATGTCCATCCTTGAAGAGGAGTGCATGTTCCCTAAAGCCTCGGACAACAGCTTTAAAGCCAAGATGTATGACAATCATATCGGCAAGTCGCCTAATTTCCAAAAGCCACGGCCAGACAAGAAGCGCAAGTTCGAGGCCCACTTTGAGCTGGTGCACTATGCTGGTGTG GTACCCTATAACATCATCGGATGGctggacaaaaacaaagaccCACTAAACGAGACGGTGGTGGCGGTTTTCCGAAAGTCTTCCAACAAGCTGCTGGCGACTCTCTATGAGAACTACATTGGATCAGACTCAA CGTCCGAACCGAGGCCTGGCGGCAAGGAAAAGCGGAAGAAGGCGGCCTCCTTCCAGACGGTGTCTCAGCTTCACAAG GAAAACCTGAACAAGCTGATGACCAACCTGCGCAGCACCCAGCCCCACTTTGTTCGCTGCATCATCCCTAATGAGAGCAAGACTCCAG GGATCATGGATCCATTCATGGTGCTGCACCAGCTTCGCTGTAACGGCGTGCTGGAAGGCATCAGGATCTGCAGGAAGGGCTTTCCAAACCGCATCCTCTACGCTGAGTTCAAACAGCG CTATCGCATCCTGAATCCACATGCCATCCCAGATGATAAGTTTGTTGACAGCAGgaaagctgcagagaagctgctgtcCTCCCTGGATATCGACCACAGCCAGTACAAGTTTGGACACACAAAG GTGTTCTTCAAGGCTGGTCTGCTGGGTcacctggaggagctgagggacGAACGTTTGTCCAAAGTCCTGACGCTGCTGCAGGCAGCCGCTCGAGGCCAAATCATGAGGGCGCTGCTGCAGAGAATGAATGTGAAGAG TGAGGCCCTGATGATCATCCAGTGGAACATCCGGGCCTTTAACGCTGTCAAGCATTGGCCCTGGATGAAGCTcttcttcaaaataaagccTCTGCTGAAGAGTGCCGCCACCGAGAAAGAGCTGgctgctctgaaggaggagctggCCAAGCTGAAAGAGGCTCTGGAGAAATCTGAGGTCAAGCGTatagagctggaggagaagcaggtCAGCCTGACCCAAGAGAAGAATGACCTCTCTCTACAGCTGCAGGCA GAGCAGGACAATCTGGTTGATGCTGAGGACCGCTGTGAACTGCTCATCAAAACTAAGATCCAGCTGGAGGCCAAATTGAAAGAAATCATGGAGCggctggaggatgaggaggagatgaacTCTAATGTGCTCGCCAAGAAGCGCAAGCTGGAGGACGAGTGCGCCGAGCTTAAGAAAGACATCGACGATCTGGAGATCACTCTTGCTAAAGTGGAAAAGGAGAAACATGCCACTGAGAACAAG GTGAAGAACCTGATAGAGGAAATGTCAGTTCTGGATGAAACCATCCTGAAGCTGACCAAGGAGAAAAAGGCTCTGCAGGAGGCCCATCAGCAGACTCTGGACGACCTGCaggcagaggaagacaaagtcAACTCTCTGACCAAAGCCAAGACAAAGCTGGAGCAACAAGTGGATGAT CTGGAGGGCTCCCTGGAACAAGAGAAGAAACTGCGTATGGACCTGGAACGGGTCAGACGTAAGCTGGAGGGGGATCTGAAACTCTCCTTGGAGACTTTTATGGATATGGAGAACGACAAACAGCAACTCGAAGAGAGGCTGAAAAA AAAAGAGTTTGAAATGAATGCGGTAAGCACCAGGGTTGAGGATGAGCAAGCCTTGGTCAATCAGCTCCAGAAGAAGATAAAAGAGTTACAG GCTCgttcagaggagctggaggaggagctggaggccgaCCGGGCTTGCAGGGCCAAAGTGGAGAAGCAGCGTGGTGATGTGGCTCGTGAGCTTGAGGAGCTGAGCGAGCGCCTCGAGGAGGCTGGTGGGTCCAGCTCAGCTCAGATGGAGATTAACAAGAAAAGAGAGACGGATTATCTGAAGCTGCGGCGAGACCTGGAGGGGTCCATGCTTCACCACGAGACCACGACGGCCGCCCTGCGGAAGAAGCATGCCGACGGCGTCGCCGAGCTGAGTGAGCAGATCGACAGCCTGCAGCGAATCAAAcagaagctggagaaggagaggggagaggccAAGATGGAGGCAGATGATCTGGCCTCCACTGTGGAGCATCTTTCCAAGGGCAAG GCCACTTCAGAGAAGATGTGTCGCCTGTATGAAGACCAAATGAACGAGTCTAAAGCCAAGGTTGAAGAGCTCCAGAGGCAGCTCAACGACACCAGCACCCAAAGGGCCCGTGCTCAGGCTGAGAGTG CCGAGCTGGGAAGGAAGCTGGAGGAGCGAGAGTCCATGGTGTCTCAGCTCCAGAGGGCCAAGAACTCATTCAGCCAGAACGTGGATGAGCTCaagaagcagctggaggaggaaaataag GCTAAGAACTCCCTGGCCCACGCGCTGCAGTCAACGCGCCATGACTGCGATCTCCTGCGGGAGCAGTatgatgaggagctggaggccaaggctgagctgcagagagctCTGTCCAAGGCCAACGTCGACGTGGCTCAGTGGAGGACTAAGTATGAAACTGATGCcatccagagaactgaggagctggaggaggccaa GAAGAAGCTGGTGATACGTCtgcaggaggctgaggaggcGGTGGAGGCATCTAATGCCAAGTGCTCCTCCCTGGAGAAAACCAAACATCGGCTCCAGACAGAGATCGAGGACCTGATCATCGACCTGGAGCGAGCTAATGCTTCAGCTGCTGCGCTCGACAAAAAGCAACGCAACTTTGACAAG GTGCTGGTTGAGTGGAAACAGAAGTATGAGGAGTGCCAGTCTGAGCTGGAGACCTCTCAGAAGGAGTCTCGTAGCCTGAGTACAGAGCTCTTCAAACTGAAGAACTCTTATGAGGAGagtctggatcatctggagaCCATCAAGAGGGAGAACAAGAACCTGCAAG AGGAGATTGCTGACCTTACTGATCAAATCAGTCAGGGAGTGAAGACCATCAATGAGCTGGAGAAGGCGAAGAAGAGTCTGGACATGGAGAAAAGCGAGATTCAAGCTGCGCTGGAGGAAGCTGAA ggCACTCTGGAGCATGAAGAGAGCAAAACTCTCAGGATCCAGCTGGAGTTAAACCAGATTAAGGTCGATGTTGACAGGAAGCTGGCAGAGAAGGACGAGGAAATCGACAGCCTCCG TCGTAACCACCAGAGAAACCTGGACTCCATGCAGGCCACCTTGGATGCCGAGGCTAAGTCTCGCAACGAGGCAGTGCgtctgaggaagaagatggagggtGACCTGAATGAGATGGAGGTGCAGCTGAGCCACGCCAACCGGCAGGCCTCCGAGTCCCAGAAACTCCTGAGGAGCCTGCAGGTTCAGATCAAG GACATTCAGATTGAGTTAGATGACACTATTCACAAGAAtgaggagctgaaggagcaggtggcaGTGACCGAGCGGCGAAACAACCTGCTGGCTGCCGAGGTGGAGGAGCTCAGGGCTCTGCTGGAGCAAAACGACCGTGCACGCAAGCTGGCTGAGCATGAGCTGCTGGAGGCCAGCGAGAGAGTCAACCTGTTGCACTCTCAG AACACTGGGCTGATcaaccagaagaagaagctggagagTGATCTGTCCATTCTTTCGAATGAGGTGGACGATGCTGTTCAGGAATGCCGCAACGCAGACGAGAAGGCCAAAAAGGCCATCACTGAC GCGGCCATGATggcagaggagctgaagaaggagcaggacaCCAGCTCCCAcctggagaggatgaagaagaacatGGAGCAAACCGTAAAGGACCTGCAGATGCGTCTTGACGAGGCCGAGCAGATCGCCCTCAAAGGAGGCAAGAAGCAGGTTCAGAAGCTGGAGGCCAGG GTCAAAGAACTGGAGAACGAACTAGACGCTGAGCAAAAGAAGAGCCAAGAGTATCAGAAGGGAGTACGCAAGTATGAGAGGAGAGTCAAAGAGCTGTCGTATCAG GCTGAGGAGGACAAGAAGAACCTGTTGCGTTTGCAGGACCTCATCGACAAGCTGCAGATCAAATTGAAGAGTTACAAGAGGCAGGCTGAGGAAGCA GAGGAGCAGGCAAACACCAACTTGTCCAAGTACAGGAAGCTGCAGCATGAGCTCGACGACGCAGAGGAGAGGGCTGACACGGCCGAGTCGCAGGTCAACAAACTGCGTGTCCGCACCCGTGACCAAGGCGGCAAG CTCGCTGAGTGA